A genomic stretch from Eretmochelys imbricata isolate rEreImb1 chromosome 24, rEreImb1.hap1, whole genome shotgun sequence includes:
- the NR1I3 gene encoding nuclear receptor subfamily 1 group I member 3 produces MLSPSDRESSSSSSSSPSMLSLGAGSSEDREPEGEEKICAVCGDRATGYHFHVMTCEGCKGFFRRSISKGVCFTCPFTHNCTITKAKRRQCQACRLQKCLAVGMRKDMIMSEEALQMRRVLRKQKQQERELAGEPAELTEEQEQLISILIEAHKKHFDSGFSQFMHCRPPVRLYIHSLSPQSTQEPRVPQVLQGVFQPEEGGPLAPLQSLPEDMLPDSFSMLPHFADLSTVLIQQAIKFAKEIPAFRSLRIDDQISLLKGATLEICQIQFNTVFNEETKAWECGQHCYTIQDGALAGFQQIYLEPLLKFHISLKKLRLHEAEYVLLLAIVLFSPDHPGITQRHTIDQLQEKMALTLKSYIDRRHPLPEGRLLYAKLLLLLTELRTLKVENTRQILHIQDLTIMTPLLSEIIS; encoded by the exons ATGCTCAGCCCCTCTGatagggagagcagcagcagcagcagcagcagccccagcatgcTGAGCcttggggctgggagcagcgaggacagggagccagagggagaggagaaaatCTGCGCCGTGTGCGGCGACCGAGCCACCGGCTACCACTTCCATGTCATGACCTGCGAGGGCTGCAAGGGCTTCTTCAG GCGGTCCATCAGCAAGGGCGTCTGCTTCACCTGCCCCTTCACCCACAACTGCACCATCACCAAAGCCAAGCGCCGGCAGTGCCAAGCCTGCCGCCTCCAGAAGTGCCTGGCCGTTGGCATGAGGAAGGACA TGATCATGTCAGAGGAGGCTCTGCAGATGCGCCGGGTCCTGCggaagcagaagcagcaggagcGGGAGCTGGCGGGGGAGCCAGCGGAGCTGacagaggagcaggagcagctcaTCAGCATCCTCATCGAGGCCCACAAGAAGCACTTCGACTCCGGCTTCTCCCAGTTCATGCATTGCCGG CCCCCGGTGCGATTGTAcatccacagcctgagccctcagAGCACCCAGGAGCCCAGGGTTCCCCAGGTCCTGCAGGGGGTCTTCCAGCCTGAGGAGGGCGGCCCCCTGGCCCCCTTGCAGAGCCTGCCGGAGGACATGCTGCCTGACAGCTTCTCCATGCTGCCCCACTTCGCCGACCTCAGTACCGTCCTCATCCAGCAAGCGATTAAATTCGCCAAGGAGATCCCAGCCTTCAG gagtttgcgGATTGATGATCAGATCTCACTTCTCAAAGGCGCCACTTTGGAGATCTGCCAGATCCAGTTCAACACAGTCTTCAACGAGGAGACCAAGGCCTGGGAGTGCGGCCAGCACTGCTACACCATCCAAGACGGTGCCCTGG CTGGGTTCCAGCAGATCTACCTGGAGCCGCTGCTCAAGTTCCACATTAGCCTGAAGAAGCTGAGGCTGCACGAGGCTGAGTAcgtcctgctgctggccatcgTCCTGTTCTCGCCTG ACCACCCTGGCATCACCCAGCGCCACACCATCGACCAGCTGCAAGAGAAGATGGCCCTCACACTGAAGAGCTACATTGACCGACGGCATCcgctgccagaaggcag gctcctcTATGCAAAGCTGCTCTTGCTGCTGACCGAGCTGCGGACGCTCAAGGTGGAGAACACACGGCAGATCCTGCACATCCAGGACCTGACCATCATGACACCGCTGCTCTCCGAGATCATCAGCTAG
- the TOMM40L gene encoding mitochondrial import receptor subunit TOM40B isoform X2 produces the protein MGNVLGPVLDLHRPLRREEPLTNPGSFDELHRKCKEVFPQQMEGVKLIINKALSSHFQTFPMLVGDIDSGGSLNAQVLHLVAERIRTKAVFQTQQARFVTWQFDGELRGDDYTATLTLGNPDVLSQSVIVVAHFLQSVTSRLVLGGEMVYHRRPGEEGAIVTLAGKYTALKWVATLNIGYGGAHASYYHRANEQVQVGVELEANTRLQDTTFAFGYQLNLPKANMVFRGLLDSNWCVGGVLEKKLPPLPVTLALGAFLNHWKNRFHCGFSVIVG, from the exons ATGGGGAACGTGCTGGGACCAGTGCTCGACTTGCACAGACCGCTGCGCCGGGAGGAGCCGCTTACCAACCCGGGTAGCTTCGATGAGCTCCACCGGAAATGCAAAG aagtcttcccccagcagatGGAAGGGGTGAAGCTGATCATCAACAAGGCCCTGAGCAGCCACTTCCAG ACCTTCCCCATGCTCGTCGGGGACATCGACAGTGGTGGGAGCCTCAACGCTCAGGTGCTGCACCTGGTGGCGGAGCGGATCCGCACCAAGGCCGTCTTCCAG acgcagcaggccCGGTTTGTGACGTGGCAGTTCGACGGGGAGCTCCGTGGCGACGACTACACGGCCACGCTAACGCTGGGCAACCCCGACGtgctcagccaatcag tcATTGTGGTGGCTCACTTCCTGCAGAGCGTGACCTCGCGGCTGGTGCTGGGCGGGGAGATGGTGTATCACCGGCGCCCGGGCGAGGAGGGCGCAATCGTCACCTTGGCAGGGAAGTACACGG CTCTCAAGTGGGTGGCGACGCTGAACATTGGTTATGGCGGGGCCCATGCCAGCTACTATCACAGAGCCAATGAGCAG GTGCAGGTCGGGGTGGAGTTGGAGGCCAACACCCGGCTACAGGACACGACCTTCGCCTTTGGCTACCAGCTCAACCTGCCCAAGGCCAACATGGTCTTCCGAG gcCTCCTGGACAGTAACTGGTGCGTGGGGGGCGTCCTGGAGAAGAAGCTACCACCTCTGCCCGTCACCCTGGCCCTGGGCGCCTTCCTCAACCACTGGAAGAACCGCTTCCATTGCGGCTTCAGCGTCATCGTGGGCTGA
- the TOMM40L gene encoding mitochondrial import receptor subunit TOM40B isoform X1, translating into MGNVLGPVLDLHRPLRREEPLTNPGSFDELHRKCKEVFPQQMEGVKLIINKALSSHFQVTHTIHMSTVGQSSYHFNTTYVGDRQLSPTETFPMLVGDIDSGGSLNAQVLHLVAERIRTKAVFQTQQARFVTWQFDGELRGDDYTATLTLGNPDVLSQSVIVVAHFLQSVTSRLVLGGEMVYHRRPGEEGAIVTLAGKYTALKWVATLNIGYGGAHASYYHRANEQVQVGVELEANTRLQDTTFAFGYQLNLPKANMVFRGLLDSNWCVGGVLEKKLPPLPVTLALGAFLNHWKNRFHCGFSVIVG; encoded by the exons ATGGGGAACGTGCTGGGACCAGTGCTCGACTTGCACAGACCGCTGCGCCGGGAGGAGCCGCTTACCAACCCGGGTAGCTTCGATGAGCTCCACCGGAAATGCAAAG aagtcttcccccagcagatGGAAGGGGTGAAGCTGATCATCAACAAGGCCCTGAGCAGCCACTTCCAG GTCACCCACACCATTCACATGAGCACAGTCGGCCAGTCCAGCTACCACTTCAACACCACCTATGTAGGGGACCGGCAGCTCAGTCCCACCGAG ACCTTCCCCATGCTCGTCGGGGACATCGACAGTGGTGGGAGCCTCAACGCTCAGGTGCTGCACCTGGTGGCGGAGCGGATCCGCACCAAGGCCGTCTTCCAG acgcagcaggccCGGTTTGTGACGTGGCAGTTCGACGGGGAGCTCCGTGGCGACGACTACACGGCCACGCTAACGCTGGGCAACCCCGACGtgctcagccaatcag tcATTGTGGTGGCTCACTTCCTGCAGAGCGTGACCTCGCGGCTGGTGCTGGGCGGGGAGATGGTGTATCACCGGCGCCCGGGCGAGGAGGGCGCAATCGTCACCTTGGCAGGGAAGTACACGG CTCTCAAGTGGGTGGCGACGCTGAACATTGGTTATGGCGGGGCCCATGCCAGCTACTATCACAGAGCCAATGAGCAG GTGCAGGTCGGGGTGGAGTTGGAGGCCAACACCCGGCTACAGGACACGACCTTCGCCTTTGGCTACCAGCTCAACCTGCCCAAGGCCAACATGGTCTTCCGAG gcCTCCTGGACAGTAACTGGTGCGTGGGGGGCGTCCTGGAGAAGAAGCTACCACCTCTGCCCGTCACCCTGGCCCTGGGCGCCTTCCTCAACCACTGGAAGAACCGCTTCCATTGCGGCTTCAGCGTCATCGTGGGCTGA